A genomic stretch from Candidatus Lernaella stagnicola includes:
- a CDS encoding DUF6029 family protein, protein MLRRIITVLALLALPAGAWAVEWNTPLTDSVSIVETLRVNYDITNEDQEFWAIVNRLNVEICKGSFIAGLRYDTEAYLLDEEYFVRYVPEKFYVQYYERPLLFRVGDSYVRFGQGLTLSLLKRDEFGEDTTVQGALFKLEHEYFEFETLVGPVNVGDDRRFGPERARTEEPGFFDERDLIWGARIMGGAPGVFRGGFAWVGGNLRAEQEGDLAQFDEDDDINLYSLMFEAPVIGSFGAADGEYAWLEYTDNRDQRLGDIEYEGRGAHLATTWYLGPVTLLAEGTDYFRFDYPYNDPPSMEYPEESFGHLPNYDDAIGARGRVDYTIPGAELGVFVNYTNIQTHEGIPLELADHYSSESPWLEWIEHTYGGFDRTFGNGLYLTGKGGYREAPEGRFVHGDIKVDTPIISPHSVNAEWRVKQFHSFDETQFEDALTWSTALGYAWAPYVTLTGLYEWSDEPAVLELGARPDDDENFWAVESTIQPADWTRISLAYGRYKGGLKCAGGVCRQIPPFEGFKSEFAFFF, encoded by the coding sequence ATGCTGCGACGAATCATAACCGTCCTCGCTTTGCTGGCCCTCCCGGCCGGCGCCTGGGCCGTCGAGTGGAATACGCCGCTGACCGACTCGGTTTCCATCGTCGAAACCCTGCGCGTCAACTACGACATCACCAACGAAGACCAGGAGTTCTGGGCGATAGTCAACCGGCTCAACGTGGAGATCTGCAAAGGATCCTTCATTGCCGGGCTGCGCTACGACACCGAGGCTTACCTGCTCGACGAGGAATACTTCGTTCGCTACGTCCCCGAAAAGTTCTACGTGCAATATTACGAACGCCCGCTGCTGTTTCGCGTCGGCGATTCCTACGTGCGCTTCGGCCAAGGGCTGACGCTCAGCCTGCTCAAGCGGGATGAATTCGGTGAAGATACCACCGTCCAGGGCGCGTTATTCAAACTGGAGCACGAGTACTTCGAGTTCGAAACCCTGGTCGGGCCGGTCAACGTCGGCGACGACCGGCGCTTCGGCCCCGAACGGGCGCGGACGGAAGAACCCGGATTCTTCGACGAACGCGACTTGATCTGGGGAGCGCGCATCATGGGCGGCGCGCCGGGCGTGTTTCGCGGCGGCTTCGCCTGGGTCGGCGGCAACCTGCGGGCCGAGCAAGAGGGCGACCTGGCCCAGTTCGACGAGGACGACGACATCAACCTCTACTCGCTGATGTTCGAGGCTCCGGTGATCGGCAGTTTCGGAGCGGCCGACGGCGAGTACGCCTGGTTGGAATACACCGACAATCGTGACCAGCGTCTCGGCGACATCGAATACGAGGGGCGCGGCGCGCATTTGGCCACCACGTGGTACCTCGGGCCGGTGACACTGCTGGCCGAGGGTACCGATTACTTCCGCTTCGACTATCCCTACAACGACCCGCCGAGCATGGAATATCCGGAGGAATCCTTCGGCCACCTGCCGAATTACGACGACGCGATCGGCGCGCGCGGTCGCGTGGACTATACGATACCCGGCGCGGAGCTGGGCGTATTCGTCAACTACACGAACATCCAGACTCATGAGGGAATACCACTGGAACTGGCCGACCACTACAGCTCGGAATCCCCTTGGCTGGAATGGATCGAACACACGTATGGCGGCTTCGACCGCACCTTCGGCAACGGCCTCTACCTCACCGGGAAGGGCGGGTACCGGGAAGCGCCGGAAGGGCGCTTCGTTCACGGCGACATCAAAGTCGACACGCCGATCATCAGCCCGCATTCGGTCAACGCCGAATGGCGCGTCAAACAGTTCCACAGCTTCGACGAAACTCAATTCGAGGATGCGCTAACCTGGTCGACGGCTCTGGGTTACGCGTGGGCGCCGTATGTGACGCTGACGGGTCTCTATGAATGGTCCGACGAGCCGGCGGTGCTCGAACTGGGCGCGCGGCCGGACGACGACGAAAATTTCTGGGCCGTCGAGTCAACAATTCAACCCGCCGACTGGACGCGCATCTCACTGGCCTACGGTCGTTACAAAGGCGGCTTGAAATGCGCCGGCGGCGTCTGCCGACAAATACCCCCCTTCGAAGGATTCAAAAGCGAATTCGCCTTCTTCTTCTAA
- a CDS encoding DNA translocase FtsK 4TM domain-containing protein gives MAKKQTTPARPGKTVEIAGVLLIILAALIFLSLLSHVMRDASFNSKPIPSIEPQNIIGRFGSYTSDLLIQFGGFASVLLPLILAIIGLLLYRKHSFKMAFGQIVGYLLLLVSLATILALFFEARGGGAVGLALATQLHFMLGTVGGAIVAFALLVVALILGVNFSFVTTFGWINKTAKSIAGSLREWWTVRRTARERMEKHDQVERATTTKTGPIIRGGGEAPLEPMARESKTSLRKTDPPVRSTRLDREDTAVPPPPPKRPEPMPKPKRKEAEQITIHSKGETVSAQQISFTKLAGQYEPPPLRLLQNEPEVDKDLDREALIAQSVALESKLATFGVTGKVVEIHPGPVITMFEYEPDPGIKVSKIANLEDDLAMALQAEKIRIIAPIPGKGAVGIEVPSLRREIVYLREILESKEFNEAVHPLTVAFGKDSTGRPMVQNLAKMPHLLVAGTTGSGKSVFLNCIIMSLIHKSTPEDVRLLMVDPKQLELSMYTDTPHMLHPVIIEPKKAALLLRWAVTEMEDRYRKLAEQRVRTIDGYNAKVAKLQRKPRKGKLTGDEEPLPEKLPYIVLIIDELADLMMIAAKEVEESIARLAQMARAAGIHLILATQRPSVDVITGIIKANFPSRIAFQVRSRIDSRTILDESGANNLLGMGDGLFLPPGAACIERFHAPFVADEEVHGIVRYLKENHAPPPYVEIRTSSGTDLNDASVEDLQLVDDGADDLENQLFDQAVAIVARDRKASVSYIQRKLKIGYNRAARIVERMEEEGMISRSDGTSRARDIYLPERDYD, from the coding sequence GTGGCGAAAAAACAAACGACCCCCGCGCGGCCCGGCAAGACCGTGGAAATCGCCGGTGTGCTGCTGATTATCCTGGCGGCGCTGATATTCCTATCCTTGCTTTCCCACGTCATGCGCGATGCGTCGTTCAATTCCAAGCCGATCCCCTCGATCGAGCCGCAAAACATCATCGGCCGCTTCGGCTCCTACACCTCCGACCTGCTCATTCAATTCGGCGGCTTCGCCAGCGTTCTGTTGCCCTTGATTCTGGCGATCATCGGCTTGCTGCTGTACCGCAAACACTCTTTCAAGATGGCTTTCGGGCAAATCGTCGGCTACTTGCTGCTGCTTGTTTCCCTGGCGACGATTTTGGCGCTCTTTTTCGAAGCCCGCGGCGGCGGCGCGGTCGGCTTGGCGCTGGCCACGCAATTGCACTTCATGCTGGGCACGGTCGGCGGGGCGATTGTCGCCTTCGCCTTGTTGGTCGTCGCCCTGATTCTCGGCGTCAACTTTTCATTTGTGACGACGTTCGGTTGGATCAACAAAACCGCCAAAAGCATCGCCGGCTCGCTTCGTGAGTGGTGGACCGTTCGCCGCACGGCGCGCGAACGCATGGAAAAACACGACCAAGTCGAACGCGCCACGACCACCAAAACCGGTCCGATCATCCGTGGCGGCGGTGAGGCACCGCTGGAACCGATGGCCAGGGAGTCCAAGACCTCGCTCCGCAAGACTGATCCGCCCGTGCGCTCCACGCGTCTGGATCGGGAAGACACCGCCGTGCCGCCCCCGCCGCCGAAGCGTCCGGAACCCATGCCCAAGCCGAAACGCAAGGAAGCGGAACAGATCACGATTCACAGCAAGGGCGAAACCGTCTCGGCCCAGCAAATCTCCTTCACGAAGCTGGCCGGCCAATATGAACCGCCGCCGCTGCGCCTCCTGCAAAATGAACCTGAAGTGGATAAAGACCTCGACCGCGAGGCGCTCATCGCCCAATCCGTCGCCCTGGAAAGCAAACTCGCCACCTTCGGCGTCACCGGCAAGGTTGTGGAAATTCACCCCGGCCCGGTGATCACGATGTTCGAGTACGAACCCGACCCGGGCATCAAGGTCTCGAAAATCGCGAACCTCGAAGACGACCTGGCGATGGCCCTACAGGCCGAGAAAATCCGGATTATCGCGCCGATTCCCGGCAAGGGCGCGGTCGGCATCGAAGTTCCGAGTCTGCGCCGCGAAATCGTCTACCTGCGCGAAATCCTCGAAAGCAAAGAATTCAACGAGGCCGTCCACCCGCTAACGGTGGCCTTCGGCAAAGACAGCACCGGGCGACCGATGGTGCAGAACCTCGCGAAGATGCCCCACCTGCTCGTGGCCGGAACGACCGGCAGCGGCAAAAGCGTGTTCCTCAATTGCATCATCATGTCCTTGATCCACAAATCCACGCCTGAAGATGTTCGCTTGTTGATGGTCGACCCGAAGCAACTCGAATTGTCGATGTACACCGACACGCCTCACATGCTGCACCCGGTGATAATCGAGCCGAAGAAAGCCGCCCTGTTGCTGCGTTGGGCGGTGACGGAAATGGAAGACCGCTACCGCAAACTGGCCGAACAACGCGTGCGCACGATCGACGGTTACAACGCGAAAGTCGCCAAGCTGCAAAGAAAGCCGCGCAAGGGCAAATTGACCGGCGACGAGGAGCCGCTCCCCGAAAAGCTGCCCTACATCGTGCTGATCATCGACGAGCTTGCCGACCTGATGATGATCGCCGCCAAAGAAGTCGAGGAATCCATCGCCCGCCTGGCGCAAATGGCCCGCGCCGCCGGCATTCACCTGATTCTCGCCACCCAGCGACCCAGCGTCGACGTCATTACCGGCATCATCAAGGCCAACTTTCCCAGCCGGATCGCCTTCCAGGTTCGCAGCCGGATCGACAGCCGCACCATCCTCGACGAATCCGGCGCCAATAACCTGCTCGGTATGGGCGACGGCCTTTTCCTGCCGCCGGGCGCGGCGTGCATCGAACGCTTTCACGCGCCATTCGTCGCCGATGAGGAAGTGCATGGCATCGTTCGCTACCTCAAGGAAAACCACGCGCCGCCACCTTATGTGGAAATTCGCACCTCGTCAGGCACGGACCTCAACGACGCCTCAGTCGAAGACCTGCAACTCGTCGACGACGGCGCCGACGACCTGGAAAACCAACTCTTCGATCAAGCCGTGGCCATCGTCGCGCGGGACCGAAAGGCTTCGGTCAGCTACATCCAACGGAAGCTGAAGATCGGCTACAACCGTGCCGCGCGCATCGTCGAGCGGATGGAAGAAGAAGGCATGATCAGCCGCTCCGACGGTACCAGCCGGGCGCGGGACATCTACCTCCCCGAACGCGATTACGACTAA
- a CDS encoding TlpA disulfide reductase family protein → MRRFIVLVVALLMAANLAWAVGEKAHDFAIKDTQGKTYSLADHQGKVIVMSFWMTWCVPCKQEFPHLKRLYETYKDQGLEVWSITADSPSDLPKVRSIARRYKLTHPVLLDSDSRVNGMFNKRGDYPLTIVIDQEGKIAWMHIGYKPGEEKQLEDQIKKLLGL, encoded by the coding sequence ATGCGTCGTTTCATCGTGTTGGTCGTGGCACTGCTCATGGCGGCGAACCTGGCTTGGGCCGTCGGCGAAAAAGCTCACGATTTTGCCATCAAGGATACGCAGGGCAAAACCTATAGCCTGGCCGACCACCAAGGCAAGGTCATTGTCATGAGCTTTTGGATGACCTGGTGCGTGCCGTGCAAGCAGGAATTCCCGCACCTCAAGCGACTCTACGAAACGTATAAGGACCAAGGCTTGGAAGTCTGGTCGATCACGGCCGACTCGCCTTCCGACTTGCCCAAGGTGCGTTCGATCGCGCGGCGGTACAAGCTGACGCACCCGGTGCTGCTGGACTCTGACAGCCGGGTCAACGGCATGTTCAACAAGCGGGGCGACTACCCGCTGACCATCGTCATCGATCAAGAAGGCAAAATCGCCTGGATGCACATCGGGTACAAGCCGGGCGAGGAAAAGCAACTGGAAGACCAAATCAAAAAGCTCCTGGGATTATAA
- a CDS encoding formate dehydrogenase accessory protein FdhE: MKIRGPLPEPKPTPHHPDEIKPGPLVLPHERVDAALATSLTREYVAPELVRLTSQTLALTRRFASETKAWAAAYEIDAEAAPGKIDRGEFLLEMEKLAPDPEVLGRLVDAAIELASFTEEAVQQAMKQWAAKVKNDDQTLIRLVTLNVQRTVEAVAEVAEATGLTPEAFYFILQQVGTAVLPAFAVQLAPLVDDEKWQHGTCPICGNGPVAAGLVGDGGRRHLVCDTCNFVWTFRRVMCPYCGNEDSDQLKVLAVDEDGPHRLDACDVCKRYVKTIDFRKADVKQAVIVPIEDAATVFLDIMAGNEGYTRD; encoded by the coding sequence GTGAAAATACGTGGACCGCTGCCCGAACCCAAACCGACGCCCCATCACCCGGATGAAATCAAGCCGGGGCCGTTGGTGCTCCCGCACGAGCGTGTCGATGCAGCGCTCGCCACCAGCCTCACCCGCGAATACGTTGCACCGGAACTGGTGCGCCTGACGAGTCAAACTCTGGCGCTGACCCGCCGTTTTGCCTCCGAGACCAAAGCATGGGCCGCCGCCTACGAGATCGACGCCGAGGCCGCTCCGGGGAAGATCGACCGCGGCGAATTTTTACTCGAAATGGAAAAACTCGCGCCGGATCCCGAGGTGCTGGGCCGACTGGTCGATGCCGCCATCGAGTTGGCGTCGTTTACCGAAGAAGCCGTGCAGCAGGCCATGAAACAGTGGGCGGCGAAAGTCAAAAATGACGACCAGACGCTGATCCGCCTCGTGACCCTCAATGTGCAGCGCACGGTGGAAGCTGTTGCCGAGGTGGCGGAAGCCACCGGGCTCACACCGGAAGCGTTTTACTTCATCTTGCAGCAGGTCGGCACCGCGGTTCTGCCCGCGTTTGCCGTCCAACTTGCGCCGCTGGTCGACGACGAAAAATGGCAGCACGGCACGTGCCCCATTTGCGGCAACGGACCGGTAGCGGCGGGGCTGGTCGGCGACGGCGGCCGACGGCATTTGGTCTGCGACACCTGCAACTTCGTGTGGACCTTCCGGCGCGTCATGTGCCCCTACTGCGGCAACGAAGATTCCGATCAACTCAAGGTCTTGGCCGTGGATGAGGATGGCCCGCACCGCCTGGATGCCTGCGACGTCTGCAAGCGTTACGTCAAAACGATCGATTTCCGCAAAGCCGACGTCAAACAAGCGGTGATTGTGCCCATCGAAGACGCCGCGACGGTGTTTCTGGACATCATGGCCGGCAACGAAGGATACACCCGGGATTAG
- a CDS encoding lysophospholipid acyltransferase family protein, protein MRHLRLILALPIIFVSAVVLYSGVLVCAPFDRRRDWVNRVFGGAWFSIWKYMLGVHVRVEGRENIEPNRSYIFVANHTSYLDVMAIITDFPVVVRFLAMKTLVWIPIFGISLYTLDHVFIDHRKRATHRQSLDAIARKTDDGKSILIFPGGGRAPDGRLGEWKKGAFVIATQLHVPLVPVAISGSSRLHGIGDFGVRPGTITIRIGKPIATEGASYEDRNRFLAAARQAVEELLNHDTDE, encoded by the coding sequence ATGCGCCATTTGCGCCTTATTCTGGCGTTGCCGATCATTTTTGTCTCAGCGGTGGTGCTGTATTCGGGTGTGCTGGTTTGCGCGCCCTTCGACCGCCGCCGGGATTGGGTTAACCGTGTTTTCGGCGGCGCGTGGTTTTCGATTTGGAAATACATGCTTGGCGTCCACGTGAGGGTAGAGGGCCGCGAGAACATCGAGCCAAACCGGTCGTATATTTTTGTTGCCAACCACACGAGTTACCTGGACGTGATGGCCATCATCACGGATTTTCCGGTGGTCGTGCGCTTTTTGGCCATGAAAACGCTGGTCTGGATTCCAATTTTCGGCATTTCTCTCTACACTTTGGACCACGTGTTCATTGATCACCGGAAGAGGGCGACACATCGCCAGAGCTTGGACGCCATCGCCCGCAAAACAGACGACGGCAAAAGCATTCTGATTTTCCCCGGCGGCGGGCGCGCGCCGGACGGGCGATTGGGCGAGTGGAAAAAAGGCGCCTTCGTCATTGCGACCCAATTGCACGTGCCCTTGGTGCCGGTAGCGATCTCGGGTTCGTCGAGACTACACGGCATCGGCGATTTTGGCGTTCGCCCCGGAACGATCACGATTCGGATCGGCAAGCCGATCGCCACCGAAGGGGCGTCGTACGAAGATCGAAACCGCTTTTTGGCGGCAGCACGACAGGCCGTGGAGGAATTGTTGAACCATGACACCGATGAATGA
- a CDS encoding tetratricopeptide repeat protein, which translates to MSTKRKILFAGVALLLLFAGAELISRVVEDLRREPLPPPDATSVLPFQTVPDRTLVPLDGTGKRKWTLRHLDQPAQSIPRDKPAGIARIVLLGGSQAGAMGLSDTASYARRLESLWNQAGGTPRIEVINLAKTGFGAAQIAALAENVLPLLKPDLVLAVFGHNERLDVKAMAATANAPPEALEVSRQLQRHLALARLLRPARNAIEQPGSPLPSWNRDPRWNAFWIARLERSVASLARAAQRVGAAIVFARPPSNLQYVDVREWWWLEAAEGDERLTQARHWLRYGKPERAVELLAAYRTDAPSVAADLAYGLALTEIDSPRASAMLDGVVRRLEGDSQISPERFLTMMTLALVALGQTDRAGELAQGYLATGRGRDAVGGVALLRVGEFETAGRVLRSARDHDEMAIRADAAVAATMNDAAERAGARFVDLDDQYQAGCPGGVCGFDEFIDYCHLSPTGHVRLAGLLLPVVARELGATGIDKEAAQNLEARLRGRLRGREHDFPALGGYLGVGYDLWRISDEKLDDRPTPSGQPTDALGWCFLGDRYFSEGDFARAMEAYRSALELDPKFSAAAANLDLVRRKFGFAE; encoded by the coding sequence ATGAGTACCAAACGAAAGATCCTCTTTGCCGGAGTCGCGCTACTGCTGTTGTTCGCAGGCGCGGAGTTGATCTCGCGTGTTGTCGAAGACCTGCGCCGCGAGCCGCTTCCTCCGCCCGACGCGACAAGTGTGCTTCCGTTTCAAACCGTGCCGGATCGGACACTCGTGCCGTTGGATGGAACCGGGAAACGAAAATGGACGTTGCGGCATCTGGATCAACCGGCCCAAAGCATCCCGCGGGACAAGCCGGCGGGGATCGCGCGGATCGTATTGCTCGGCGGTTCGCAGGCGGGCGCAATGGGGCTTTCGGATACGGCAAGCTACGCCCGGCGGTTGGAAAGCCTATGGAACCAAGCGGGTGGGACGCCGCGGATCGAGGTCATCAATCTGGCGAAAACCGGCTTCGGCGCGGCGCAAATCGCGGCCCTCGCCGAAAACGTGTTGCCCTTGCTGAAGCCCGATTTGGTGCTGGCTGTTTTCGGGCACAACGAGCGGCTGGACGTCAAAGCCATGGCTGCGACCGCCAACGCGCCACCCGAAGCGCTGGAGGTAAGCCGGCAACTACAACGCCACCTCGCCCTTGCCCGCTTGCTGCGGCCGGCGCGCAACGCGATCGAGCAACCCGGCTCGCCGCTGCCTTCATGGAACCGCGATCCCCGCTGGAATGCGTTTTGGATCGCCCGCCTGGAACGCAGTGTCGCGTCGCTGGCGCGGGCGGCGCAGCGCGTGGGAGCGGCGATCGTCTTTGCGCGGCCGCCGTCTAATTTGCAGTACGTGGACGTGCGCGAGTGGTGGTGGCTTGAGGCAGCGGAGGGGGACGAACGTCTCACGCAGGCGCGGCACTGGCTGCGCTACGGCAAGCCCGAGCGTGCCGTGGAATTGCTGGCGGCTTACCGCACCGATGCGCCGTCGGTTGCCGCCGATTTGGCGTACGGCCTGGCGCTCACCGAAATCGATTCCCCGCGGGCGTCAGCCATGTTGGACGGTGTGGTGCGGCGATTGGAAGGCGACTCGCAAATATCTCCGGAACGTTTTCTGACGATGATGACGTTGGCTCTGGTGGCTCTGGGTCAAACCGACAGGGCAGGGGAACTGGCGCAGGGTTACTTGGCCACCGGCCGCGGTCGCGATGCGGTTGGCGGTGTGGCCTTGCTGCGGGTTGGCGAGTTCGAAACCGCCGGACGCGTGTTGCGGTCGGCTCGGGATCACGACGAAATGGCGATTCGTGCCGACGCCGCCGTCGCCGCGACAATGAATGACGCCGCCGAAAGAGCCGGCGCGCGCTTCGTTGATTTGGACGACCAGTATCAGGCCGGTTGTCCGGGCGGCGTTTGTGGATTCGACGAATTCATCGACTATTGCCACTTGTCGCCGACCGGTCATGTGCGATTGGCCGGATTGCTGCTGCCGGTGGTTGCCCGCGAGTTAGGCGCGACCGGGATCGATAAAGAAGCCGCGCAAAATCTGGAGGCGCGATTGCGCGGGCGACTTCGCGGTCGCGAGCACGATTTTCCGGCGTTGGGCGGCTACCTCGGCGTCGGCTACGACCTGTGGCGGATCTCCGACGAGAAACTCGATGATCGGCCTACGCCGTCCGGCCAACCCACAGACGCGCTCGGCTGGTGTTTCCTGGGCGACCGTTATTTTTCAGAGGGCGACTTCGCCCGTGCGATGGAAGCGTACCGCTCGGCGTTGGAACTCGACCCGAAGTTCTCGGCCGCCGCGGCGAACTTGGACTTGGTACGAAGGAAATTCGGCTTTGCCGAGTGA
- a CDS encoding ribonuclease J: MTPMNDPNAVKIIPLGGLGEIGLNCLALEYQGQLLLIDCGLMFPEDFMLGVDIVIPDFTFLEDRSDDIIGLILTHGHEDHIGAVSFLLREHNPLIVGSRMTLAFLGNQLGQLKKLNGDNELSIEVVEAGDVRGFGPFEVEFIQVSHSIIGGFALSIRTPQGVIVHSGDFKLDFTPFNGEMTDLTRFAELGKEGVLCFLSDSTNVEQDGYTVSERDIALELENIFHHCQGRILVTLFASNLQRIHQIFEIAERFQRKVVLNGRSIISSVRIARELGAFHVDESQLLDIGMLENAERDKVVILCTGSQGEPMSVLSRIADDNHKHISIYDGDTVILSSKIIPGNERAVTNIINELYRKGAEVIYETISNIHTSGHAHREELKVLLRLVRPEHFVPIHGEYRHLVQHAKLAESMGVSRENVHVLEDGKVLALADNKAWDYGLVPSGRIYVDGHGVGDVGNIVLTDRRILSEDGTITCALAHRDGVVVSGPYFKSKGLVYEPEYRDLWDEAKEVVLQTIREMKSENGFDEQAMRVEVVRVVRRLFSKRIGRRPIVIPVLMEV, translated from the coding sequence ATGACACCGATGAATGACCCCAACGCCGTCAAGATCATTCCCCTGGGCGGCCTTGGTGAAATCGGTCTCAACTGCCTCGCGTTGGAATACCAGGGTCAGCTTCTGCTGATCGACTGCGGCCTGATGTTTCCGGAAGACTTCATGTTGGGCGTGGATATCGTGATCCCCGACTTCACCTTTCTAGAAGACCGTTCCGACGACATTATCGGCCTGATTCTCACCCACGGCCATGAGGACCACATCGGCGCCGTGTCCTTTTTGCTGCGTGAGCACAACCCGCTGATCGTCGGCTCCAGAATGACCCTCGCCTTCTTGGGAAACCAGCTCGGGCAGTTGAAGAAGCTCAACGGCGATAACGAGCTGAGCATCGAGGTCGTCGAAGCCGGGGATGTGCGAGGTTTCGGCCCCTTCGAGGTGGAATTCATCCAAGTCAGCCATTCGATCATCGGCGGGTTCGCGCTGTCGATCCGCACGCCCCAAGGCGTGATCGTGCACAGCGGCGATTTCAAGCTCGATTTCACGCCTTTCAACGGTGAGATGACTGACCTGACCCGCTTCGCCGAACTGGGTAAAGAGGGCGTGCTGTGTTTTCTTTCCGATTCGACGAACGTCGAGCAGGACGGCTACACCGTCAGCGAGCGCGACATCGCGCTGGAACTGGAGAACATTTTTCACCATTGCCAAGGGCGTATTCTCGTCACGCTCTTTGCCAGCAACCTTCAACGCATCCACCAGATTTTCGAAATCGCCGAGCGCTTCCAGCGGAAAGTCGTATTGAACGGCCGCAGTATCATCTCGTCGGTACGAATCGCCCGCGAACTCGGCGCGTTTCACGTCGATGAGAGCCAACTGCTGGATATCGGCATGCTGGAAAACGCCGAACGCGACAAGGTCGTCATTTTGTGCACCGGCAGCCAAGGCGAACCCATGAGTGTTTTGTCGCGCATCGCCGATGACAACCACAAGCACATCAGCATCTACGACGGCGACACGGTCATTCTTTCCTCGAAGATCATTCCCGGCAACGAACGGGCGGTAACCAACATCATCAACGAGCTATACCGCAAAGGCGCCGAGGTCATCTACGAAACCATCAGCAACATCCATACGAGCGGGCACGCGCACCGCGAAGAACTCAAAGTGCTGCTGCGACTGGTGCGGCCGGAACATTTCGTACCGATCCACGGGGAATACCGGCATCTCGTGCAGCACGCCAAGCTGGCCGAAAGCATGGGCGTATCCCGCGAAAATGTTCACGTATTGGAAGACGGCAAAGTCCTGGCGCTCGCCGACAACAAAGCGTGGGATTACGGCTTAGTACCGTCCGGCCGGATATACGTCGACGGGCACGGCGTCGGCGATGTGGGCAATATCGTCCTTACGGACCGCCGCATTCTCAGCGAAGACGGAACGATCACGTGCGCCCTGGCCCACCGCGACGGCGTGGTCGTTTCCGGCCCCTACTTCAAAAGCAAGGGCTTGGTGTACGAACCGGAATATCGGGATCTGTGGGACGAAGCCAAGGAAGTTGTGTTACAAACAATCAGAGAAATGAAATCCGAAAATGGTTTTGACGAACAAGCCATGCGCGTGGAAGTTGTGCGCGTTGTGCGCCGCTTGTTCAGCAAGCGTATCGGTCGTCGACCCATCGTCATACCCGTGTTGATGGAGGTCTGA
- a CDS encoding SGNH/GDSL hydrolase family protein: protein MSANRRRFSRTRRLVYSLVALAAAWLALEIVVAATGLYKRPSERVFTDVYDAAYELLPGVRVPFGNAPIPEDPTNHAGFRGPEFSDTKPEGVFRVICVGDSTTFGVMVPEPETYARRLEKSLHAKAPRVEVLNAGVPGTNIFAHRVLLAKTLLPLKPDVIVLYVLFNGRPEVEDIRRKIEGGRAANRVQLALRHSAVYRLLRRLLKGGFALDSDAPLAHLVADSGVPGGWVETSFRADLHAVVDQVQHAGAKLVLVYHLTRPGVQARLDRRANPALPLGASERFNRRLRGLTRDAAATRGVVFLDPMPAFVRGKSEDKQLFLDDVHFSSHGHAVLAEELTEPLGKLLGAP, encoded by the coding sequence ATGTCAGCTAACCGACGACGTTTTTCGCGCACCCGCCGATTGGTGTATTCGCTCGTCGCCCTCGCGGCGGCGTGGCTGGCGTTGGAAATCGTCGTGGCCGCGACCGGTCTCTACAAGCGCCCTTCCGAGCGCGTATTCACCGATGTCTACGATGCCGCCTACGAACTGCTGCCGGGAGTTCGAGTCCCTTTCGGCAACGCGCCGATACCTGAGGACCCGACGAACCACGCCGGCTTCCGCGGGCCGGAATTCTCCGACACCAAGCCCGAAGGCGTGTTTCGCGTCATCTGCGTCGGCGACTCGACGACCTTCGGCGTCATGGTGCCGGAGCCGGAAACCTACGCCCGCCGTCTCGAGAAATCGCTGCATGCCAAGGCTCCCCGCGTCGAAGTCCTCAACGCCGGCGTGCCGGGCACCAACATATTCGCCCACCGCGTTTTGCTGGCAAAGACGTTATTACCACTGAAGCCGGACGTCATCGTCCTTTACGTGCTGTTCAACGGCCGTCCGGAAGTGGAAGACATCCGCCGGAAAATCGAAGGCGGCCGCGCCGCCAATCGGGTGCAACTAGCGCTGCGTCACTCGGCGGTCTACCGCTTGCTTCGCCGATTACTCAAGGGCGGCTTCGCACTCGATAGCGACGCGCCCCTCGCGCACCTTGTCGCCGATAGCGGCGTACCCGGCGGCTGGGTTGAAACGTCGTTTCGCGCGGATCTACACGCGGTTGTCGACCAGGTTCAACATGCCGGCGCAAAGCTGGTGCTCGTCTATCACCTGACCCGCCCCGGCGTGCAGGCCCGCCTGGATCGCCGAGCCAACCCCGCATTACCCCTGGGAGCCTCCGAGCGCTTCAATCGGCGTCTGCGCGGTCTGACGCGGGACGCCGCAGCGACGCGCGGAGTAGTGTTCCTCGACCCCATGCCGGCGTTCGTGCGGGGAAAAAGTGAAGATAAACAACTGTTTCTCGATGACGTACATTTTTCGTCGCACGGTCACGCGGTTCTTGCCGAGGAACTTACCGAGCCTCTCGGCAAGCTGCTTGGTGCGCCGTGA